The DNA region GGGGATTCACTCCCTTGCCGCCTTCCTGCAACTCGAATTATTTAGGGTATAATTAAAGCTGGAATTTTAAATTTTGCCTATTTTTTTCTGGCGGTTCTCGCCGCCAGGTTTTGTTTACGCGTCGTCGGTCAGACGGATCACCACTTTGCCAAAGTTTTTACCGGTCAGCAGACCGATAAAGGTCTGCGGCGCGTTCTCCAGTCCGTCGGTGACCTGCTCGCGGTAGTGGATTTTCCCTTCTTTCACCCAGCGCCCCATTTCCTGCTGAAATTCGTGAATGCGATGTCCGTAGTCCTGACCGATGATAAACCCCTGCAGTCGGATCCGTTTCTTCAGCAGGGTCGCCATCAGCAGCGGCAGTCTGTCGGGACCCGCCGGCAAGCTTGTGGCGTTATAACCGCTGACCAGACCACAGAGCGGGATCCGCGCCGAGGTGTTCAGCAACGGCAGTACGGCATCAAACACTTTCCCACCGACGTTTTCGTAGTAGACATCAATACCTTGTGGACAGGCTTTCGCCAGTTGTTCTGCAAAATCGCTGGCATGGTGATCCAGACAAACATCGAAGCCCAGCACGTCAGTGGCATGACGGCATTTTTCCGCACCGCCTGCAACGCCCACGACGCGACACCCCTTCAGCTTGCCAATTTGCCCAACCGTTGCGCCAACCGGGCCAGTTGCGGCCGCCACCACCAGCGTCTCACCCTCTTTCGGCTGACCAATGTCCAGCAGTCCCATATAGGCGGTGAATCCGGGCATCCCCAGCACGCCGAGCGCCCACGACGGGTTCTCAGGATGATCCCCGAGTTTTACCAGTTCCGTCCCATCCGAAATCGCGTAATCCTGCCAGCCGCTGTAGCTCAGAACCCATTCACCCGGTTTATAGTCAGGATGATTTGACGTCACTACGCGACTGACGGTGCCGCCAACCATCACACCGCCAACCTCAACCGGCGGCGAATACGACGGTTCATCGCTCATGCGCCCGCGCATATACGGGTCGAGCGACAGGTAAATCGTGCGCAGTAAAACCTGACCTTCGCCAGGGGTGGCGACCTCGTCCTCTTCCAGACGGAAATTCTCCGCCACCGGCGCGCCATGGGGTCGGGATGCTAACACCCAACGACGGTTACGGTGTGTTTGTTGAACCATGATGTTCTCCTCTGCTTTTGGCATGAATCCATCAATAGTAGCAGGACGCTGCGGTCATTAGCTTCCGGCCTGGTTTAAGCGCACAACGAGGTAAACGCAGGGTTGCGTCGTCTCATTGATAAAACGACAGTCATTCGGCGGCCCCAGTTCCAGGCAATCTCCTGCCTTCATCTCGTGGCGCGTGTCCCCTTCGACGAACACCAGTTCGCCCTGCTGCAGCCAGATCAGCTGTCGGGCCTGAACATACGATGACGCAGGCATCGGGATATCGCTGCCCGCTGGCAGTTCAATTTGCACCAGATCGATAGGCAGATCGCTACGCGGCGACACATGGCGGCGCAGATAATGACTCTGCGGATCGTGCCAGACGGGCTGGTCGGCAAAACGCGACAGTTTGCCCTCCTGCATTTCGGCACGGGCAATAAGCATGGACATACTGATGCCAAACGCGCCGGAGAGTCTGCCAAGCAACGTCGCCGTTGGACTGCTTTCGCCACGTTCGATTTTGTGGATCATCGCGCGCGACACGCCCGCCCGCTCAGCCAGTTCGGTGAGCGACCAGCTGCGGGATTCTCGTTCAATGCGAATTCTTGCACCGATCCGTTGATTTATGCTGTCTTCAATAGTATTCATATCGTAATACTATAGTGAACAACCCCTGAGGTTCAACATGTCTATTCGATTCGCCAGCAAAGAGGACTGCGCCGCCATCGCAGAGATCTATAACCATGCGGTACTGCACACGGCCGCCATCTGGAACGACCAGACGGTGGATGCCGATAACCGTATCGCATGGTATGAAGCGCGGCAGGCGCTGGGTTATCCGGTGCTGGTGAGTGTAGAAGGTGACACCGTCACGGGTTACGCCTCGTTTGGTGACTGGCGCAACTTTGATGGCTTCCGCCATACTGTCGAACATTCGGTTTATGTCCATCCGGATCATCAGGGAAAAGGTCTGGGACGCCAGTTACTGAGCCGGCTTATCGAAGAAGCCCGCCGGTGTGGTAAACATGTGATGGTTGCCGGTATTGAATCGCAAAACCACGCCTCATTACACCTGCACGACACGCTCGGGTTTAACACTACCGCGCAGATGCCGCAGGTGGGCACCAAATTTGGCCGCTGGCTGGATCTGACCTTTATGCAGCTCCAGCTTGACGACCGCCCCGAACCGGACGCGCGCGGATGAACCAGTCGCTCACCCTCGCCTTTCTCATCGCCGCCGGTATCGGTCTGGTGGTGCAAAACACCCTGATGGTGCGGATTACGCAGACCTCATCGACCATCCTGATCGCCATGTTGCTAAATTCGCTGGTCGGGATTGTGCTGTTTGTCAGCATTTTGTGGTTTAAACAGGGCGTGGCGGGATTTGGTGAACTGGTTGCCAGCGTGCGCTGGTGGACGCTGATCCCCGGTCTGCTGGGTTCGTTTTTCGTCTTCGCCAGCATCAGCGGCTATCAACACGTCGGCGCGGCGACCACCATCGCGGTGCTGGTCGCCAGCCAGTTAATTGGCGGTCTCGTGCTGGACATTTTGCGCAGTCACGGCGTCCCGCTCAGAGCCTTAATCGGCCCGGTTTGTGGCGCAGTAATGCTGGTGGTTGGCGCCTGGCTTGTCGCCAGACGCCAGTTCTGATCAAAGAATCGTGCCGCCTTTTGTGAGTTGTTCGCGGCGCGCTTCCATATCTTCCTTATGCTGACGACCGTGGTGCGCGATAGCCGTTCTTAATCGCTGCTGTTGCGTGTAGCGATCTTCACGGCTTAACTGCGCGTCCTCGCTCAGGGCAACCAGCAGTTCGTTCATATGGATAATGACGCCCTCATCAATAGCGGCATCGACACGGGCGCTGACCTCATCCAGGTGCGACATAAAAACTCCTTAATTCAGTTTTGCTTTTGAAAAATCACTGCCCATCAGGCTGACGCTGTAACCGGTCACGTTACTGCGTGTGGCGTAGAATGTTTTGCCATTCGCCAGCGCAATCCACGGCGCCTGCTGATAATAGATCTCCTGCGCCTGCTGGTAGAGCTTCACA from Citrobacter amalonaticus Y19 includes:
- a CDS encoding DMT family transporter; translation: MNQSLTLAFLIAAGIGLVVQNTLMVRITQTSSTILIAMLLNSLVGIVLFVSILWFKQGVAGFGELVASVRWWTLIPGLLGSFFVFASISGYQHVGAATTIAVLVASQLIGGLVLDILRSHGVPLRALIGPVCGAVMLVVGAWLVARRQF
- a CDS encoding YdcY family protein, yielding MSHLDEVSARVDAAIDEGVIIHMNELLVALSEDAQLSREDRYTQQQRLRTAIAHHGRQHKEDMEARREQLTKGGTIL
- a CDS encoding helix-turn-helix domain-containing protein, which produces MNTIEDSINQRIGARIRIERESRSWSLTELAERAGVSRAMIHKIERGESSPTATLLGRLSGAFGISMSMLIARAEMQEGKLSRFADQPVWHDPQSHYLRRHVSPRSDLPIDLVQIELPAGSDIPMPASSYVQARQLIWLQQGELVFVEGDTRHEMKAGDCLELGPPNDCRFINETTQPCVYLVVRLNQAGS
- a CDS encoding NADP-dependent oxidoreductase is translated as MVQQTHRNRRWVLASRPHGAPVAENFRLEEDEVATPGEGQVLLRTIYLSLDPYMRGRMSDEPSYSPPVEVGGVMVGGTVSRVVTSNHPDYKPGEWVLSYSGWQDYAISDGTELVKLGDHPENPSWALGVLGMPGFTAYMGLLDIGQPKEGETLVVAAATGPVGATVGQIGKLKGCRVVGVAGGAEKCRHATDVLGFDVCLDHHASDFAEQLAKACPQGIDVYYENVGGKVFDAVLPLLNTSARIPLCGLVSGYNATSLPAGPDRLPLLMATLLKKRIRLQGFIIGQDYGHRIHEFQQEMGRWVKEGKIHYREQVTDGLENAPQTFIGLLTGKNFGKVVIRLTDDA
- a CDS encoding GNAT family N-acetyltransferase, with translation MSIRFASKEDCAAIAEIYNHAVLHTAAIWNDQTVDADNRIAWYEARQALGYPVLVSVEGDTVTGYASFGDWRNFDGFRHTVEHSVYVHPDHQGKGLGRQLLSRLIEEARRCGKHVMVAGIESQNHASLHLHDTLGFNTTAQMPQVGTKFGRWLDLTFMQLQLDDRPEPDARG